One Epidermidibacterium keratini DNA segment encodes these proteins:
- a CDS encoding PTS ascorbate transporter subunit IIC: MDWLVAIAEFLVNEILSVPAFLIGMITAVGLIALRKSVGQVIGGAMKATLGFLLIGAGATLVVASLGPLGIMIQGATGAQGVIPTNEAIVGIAQAEYGARVAWLMILGFAVSLVLARFTPLRYVFLTGHHILFMATLITIVLSSADVNAGIVIALGGVLLGILMVSLPAFAQPWTRRITGDDSIAIGHFGTAGYIAAGATGRVVGGKSRSTEDMKLPESLRFLRDSMVATALSMVLMYVVVGVIYLIRAGGEEAFQAFETPASNVGNYIMLSVTQGLQFGVAVAVILFGVRTILGELIPAFQGIANKVVPGAIPALDAPIVFPYAQNAVLIGFISSFVGGLIGLAVLSLWLNPVFGLALILPGLVPHFFTGGAAGVYGNATGGRRGAMVGGFVNGLLITFLPAILLQVLGAFGSENTTFGDTDFGWFGILIGYGAKLGPVGGLILIALIGLALLGAAVIFQKKVVDTGWDPAPNRERTTGSAADAAATGAASGDGQGAVATTTYRKIRPPAGAPKPPPPPASE, encoded by the coding sequence ATGGACTGGCTCGTCGCCATCGCCGAATTCCTCGTCAACGAGATCCTGAGCGTCCCGGCGTTCTTGATCGGGATGATCACCGCGGTCGGCCTGATCGCCCTCCGCAAGTCGGTCGGTCAGGTGATCGGCGGCGCGATGAAGGCGACGCTCGGCTTCTTGCTGATCGGCGCCGGCGCGACGCTCGTCGTCGCATCGCTGGGCCCGCTGGGAATCATGATCCAAGGTGCCACCGGCGCGCAGGGTGTCATCCCGACCAACGAGGCGATTGTCGGGATCGCGCAGGCAGAGTACGGCGCCCGCGTGGCTTGGCTGATGATCCTCGGCTTCGCGGTCAGCCTGGTGCTTGCCCGCTTCACGCCGCTGCGCTACGTGTTCCTGACCGGCCACCACATCCTGTTCATGGCCACGCTGATCACCATCGTGCTGAGCTCAGCCGACGTCAACGCGGGCATCGTGATCGCGCTGGGCGGCGTACTGCTCGGCATCCTGATGGTCTCGCTGCCGGCGTTCGCACAGCCCTGGACGCGGCGGATCACCGGCGATGACAGCATCGCGATCGGCCACTTCGGCACCGCCGGCTACATCGCCGCGGGCGCGACCGGACGCGTGGTCGGTGGCAAGAGCCGATCGACCGAAGACATGAAACTGCCTGAGTCGCTGCGGTTCTTGCGCGACTCGATGGTCGCGACGGCGCTGTCGATGGTGCTGATGTACGTCGTCGTCGGCGTCATCTACCTGATTCGTGCTGGCGGCGAAGAAGCCTTCCAGGCCTTCGAAACTCCGGCATCGAACGTCGGCAACTACATCATGCTGTCGGTAACGCAAGGTCTGCAGTTCGGCGTCGCGGTCGCGGTGATCCTGTTCGGCGTACGCACCATCCTCGGCGAGCTGATCCCCGCGTTCCAAGGCATCGCAAACAAAGTCGTGCCCGGCGCGATCCCCGCGCTCGATGCACCGATCGTCTTTCCCTACGCCCAGAACGCCGTACTCATCGGCTTCATCTCCAGCTTCGTCGGCGGCCTGATCGGCCTCGCCGTACTCTCGCTGTGGCTCAACCCGGTCTTCGGGCTCGCACTGATCCTGCCCGGTCTGGTGCCGCACTTCTTCACAGGTGGCGCAGCGGGTGTCTACGGCAATGCGACGGGCGGGCGCCGCGGCGCGATGGTCGGCGGCTTCGTCAACGGCCTGCTGATCACGTTCCTGCCGGCGATCTTGCTGCAGGTGCTCGGCGCCTTCGGCTCGGAAAACACCACATTTGGCGACACGGACTTCGGCTGGTTCGGCATCCTCATCGGGTACGGCGCCAAGCTCGGTCCGGTCGGTGGACTGATCCTGATCGCACTCATCGGGCTGGCTTTGCTTGGTGCGGCGGTGATCTTCCAGAAGAAGGTCGTCGACACCGGCTGGGACCCGGCGCCGAATCGGGAGCGTACGACGGGCTCGGCTGCCGACGCGGCAGCCACCGGTGCGGCGAGCGGAGACGGCCAGGGCGCAGTCGCGACTACGACGTACCGCAAGATCCGACCCCCGGCCGGCGCGCCCAAGCCCCCGCCGCCGCCGGCGTCCGAGTAA